CCAAAGATTGCAAGGAAAGGAAACTACAAGACAAGCAGatctataaaaatattgacTTAGCATCGGTGGAGGAGttgcaaagaaataaagaacGCGATGACAAGGtcaaaagaaatgaacaaaatagTGTtaaatttcaacaattaTTAGACCGGGGCATTACTCGAAACTCATCATTGAacgaattgaagaaaattatttgGGAAACCCCCTTCACATCAACGGTACGGCTTCAAATGTACAGCCAACTCTTACAAAGTGAGAATTGTTTAATAACAGAATGCTTTATAGAAACATTTGAGGAAATGATACAGTTACTAAATAAAATGGATTTTCCCAAGGATAAAGAGTTTGAAATAAAACAACTAATCGAGCATGACATTCAAGAGAAGGTATTCTACAAAAACGGAACGAACAAGCGAACAATATCTGATTTGATGCTGTTACTACAACTGAAATCCATATCTCAACAAGGTTTAGTTACCGGTGATGAGATGTTAttctatcattttttgacTGAAGAATCGTTTAGAACTCTGAAAGAAGTTTGGGAAATGGTCAACCTGATTCAGATGACGTGCTTCAGTGAAGTTTGCAAGGAGAAATAtgattcaagaattttaaaCCCTAGAGGTATCGTGGCCCACTTTTTAAGGAAGGATGAGTTCAAAGACGAATTTAATGGTGACTGCTTGAATAGCAACACATGGTGGAACATATTACAAAGAATGGACCACAAACTTTTCATGCGGATAATGGACGTAATTGTTGTTCATAATGGTCAAAACTTTGCGAGCCATCCCGTAAAAATTGAAACATTCGAAAACAAGGCATTGGAATACTATAGatctaaaaaaatagcCGTAAACTATAAGATTTTAGTTTCATTAACGGTCAATGTACTAATAAACTATCATTTTGGTTACGATAATCTGAAGAATTTACCGGATTTGAATGACAAGCACTTTTGTATTCCACTTTATACCGAGAATAGcattgaagaggaaagcCTCAATGACGCTTTTACAAAGTGGTGGTCACATTACTACCGGAAATTACGTTAGCCTGCATGATGTTTAAAGGTTAAGCGGTCAGCCCATTTTCTCATGTCTTTTACataaaaaattacaaaTGCATACatccaaaaattatttttaatCAATCCATTAGTATATATCCTAATAAACAATAAACTAAAGGTGCTATTCTTTCACTCTGTattaacctttttttttttttgcaggcTCCTGCGGCGTCTACATGctgcaaattttttcagtataGGCGAGATTGTCCGCGAGAAAAGATCACGCCCCGGGATTTTTATCGTGATAATGAGTACCATTCACTTATCATAATATTTATAGTCATATCTCTTCGCTTGAGGAATATTAAAATACAAAAACGTATACAGAAATCAAGTACTTTCTTCAGCTAATAATATTCTTCTcaagggaaaagaaagtagaTCAGTAGCTCCGTTTCCTAAGCACAGGTTTGTTGATATTCATCGATAAGGTTTGTTGACATCGGTGCTAAAAATATAAGCAAAAGTAAGAATCCTTTCAATGTCGTGTTTGAACAGCATATGGCCTACCGTATCCAATCTGAGTGGGTCGTTATCTTTCTTCACCTCTGTTATATCGTTGTTCCCACAAATCATTGAGACTTATCGAGATAAAACTGTCGATGGGTTATCACCATACTTTTTATTGGCGTGGCTATGTGGGGATATCACTTCATTGATAGGGGCAAAGCTGACCGGGCAGTTGTTATTTCAGATATTTCTAgcaatttattttttggtgAACGATTCGTTCGTATGCGGCCAATACTACTATTACGGTGTGTTGCATGAAAATAAACTTGCAACAATCGGACATGAGCCTAAACCACTCCTTCCTGAATTGGCAGAAAACGGAGAGCTTCTGCGAGAGGAGGAAGACATTATAAATGGCGGCAGTCCTCGAGGGAGTAGAAGAAGGTCTGCGATTACGGTAGCATTGGCGATAGCTCATACTATAAGCACATCTAGTGCCTATCCTCTGAAGTCAAGTTCTACCCAAACCCAGCTGGGGCCACCTAGCGATAGCTTGCCTGGCCACTGCAAGACCAGCGAACTAGGTACAATTTTGTCCTGGATGGGCGCTTCTTTCTATGTCGGAGCACGCATTCCACAGTTAATCAAGAATTACAATAGAAAGTCCACAGATGGGTTGTCTCCCTTCCTCTTTGCTACGACATTACTCTGCAATATCACGTATAACATGAGTATTTTTACAAGTTGCCAGTTTTTAACCAGCCAGAATAAAACAGAATTTGTTATGAACGAGTTGCCTTTTATCTTCGGAAGCGCTGGGACAATCGCATTTGATCTGATGTACTTCTATCAATACTACGTGCTTTATGCAACTGATATGCAATTACGAGAACTAGAAAGAGAGCTATACGAGCCCGAAGAAGCCAACGTGGAGCAACCGGTGACTGAACGTACGTCTCTGTTGTCTGGTGAAACACAAACGTAGCTTTGTGTGCATAGTCGTACTATTTATCTTCGAATAGTACACTCAACATCTTCAGCATAGCCCCTACTAGACCCTTTTTTCCCCATACGGGATACTTCTTTCCTACTCCGTCCAAAATACCGACCATAGTTAGCACCAACCTTACGTATCTTTTATGTCCGGCGTTCGCATCACAAAAGCTTGAAGTATGTAGTTGATCATACTAGTGTACAGTCTACACATCCTCGTAATCAATGCACGTCAACCTAGTAACATGGATTCTTTCTGGCCTGGATTgctaatttttcagtttgtCCAGCCGTTTGGAACGGATCTGGCTGGGTAGCAGCTCCTTAGTcatggagaaaaaaatcgcCCGCAAGTAtttcgaaaaagaaataatgcCCACGCATATAAGAGTGAACCCAAGGCGCTCGAGGTTTCGAACCTTGCAGATCctagatatatatatatatatctatatataccTGCCAAAACGATACAGTGCAATAGCGAATAGCTAACAGTACAAAAGCAAACCACACTAGCTCACATAATTAATCATGGTTCACAACAAAGTTACTATCATTGGTTCCGGCCCAGCTGCCCACACCGCCGCCATCTACTTGGCCAGAGCAGAAGTCAAGCCAACCTTGTATGAAGGCATGATGGCCAACGGTATTGCTGCTGGTGGCCAATTGACTACCACTACcgaaattgaaaactttccAGGGTTCCCAGAAGGTTTGACGGGTGGTGAACTGATGGACAGAATGAGAGAGCAATCCACGAAGTTTGGTACTGAAATCATCACTGAGACCATTTCTAAAGTCGACCTATCTTCCAAGCCATTCAAATTATGGACCGAATTTAATGAAGACGCAGACCCTGTGACCACGGACGCCATAATCTTGGCCACAGGTGCTTCTGCCAAGAGAATGCATCTGCCTGGCGAGGAAACCTACTGGCAAAAGGGTATATCTGCCTGCGCCGTGTGTGATGGTGCCGTCCCTATTTTCAGGAACAAACCGTTAGCCGTTGTTGGTGGTGGTGACTCTGCGTGCGAAGAGGCTCAGTTCTTGACCAAATACGGTTCAAAGGTGTTTATGCTTGTTAGAAAGGACCACCTGCGTGCTTCCACTATTATGCAAAGACGTGCTGAACAAAACGAGAAAATCGAAATTCTTTACAACACTGTTACGCTAGAGGCTAAGGGTGATGGCAAATTATTAAACGCCTTGAGAATCAAGAAcactcaaaaaaatgacgaaAGCGACTTGCCAGTCAATGGATTATTCTACGCAATTGGCCACTCTCCAGCTACCAAGATTGTTGCTAACCAAGTAGATGTTGATGAAGCCGGCTACATTAAGACTGTCCCGGGCTCTTCCCTAACTTCTGTTCCGGGGTTCTTCGCTGCTGGTGATGTTCAGGACTCTAAATACAGACAAGCCATCACTTCTGCTGGCTCCGGTTGTATGGCCGCTTTGGATGCTGAAAGGTACTTGACCTCCCTAGAATAAATGAATTTCCATTATAAAATAGATACACACCACAACTATATACACTTTCAGAAAATCATTCCtctttttatcatttgaaaaaggcgAAAActatcatttttcatttccttcTGAACGCAGAAAATCTAATACATACTCTATATATCACGTGAATGAATTAAACGCTTTGCGTATCTGATATGAGGCATCGGTGTCATTTTACGACACTTGATTACCTATATATGCTGACTTTCAAGTAATGATTGATTTTGCCGCAGcgcttcttttctttcacctGCGTTTTTCTTGTCGCGCTGCTACCGAAAAAAAGCACCAGCTGATCGACTTGTTAAAAGCATGATATCATATCAAGTGGTGCCATGCGCTAATAATAGCTGGTGTTGAGTTTTGTCTTCTCGAAATAATTGTGCCGCAGGATCATATTGGAATAAACCTAACGAAATCCTAAAGTTTAAGCCAAAAAAACATATCAGAAGACTTTACTattgttttattattatgctCGAAGCGGCTCTGTTATCGCTTACCAAGAAGTTACTGGTTTCGCCGCCAAAATTGACTAGTACAGACTTGCATGATGCGCTATTA
This is a stretch of genomic DNA from Saccharomyces kudriavzevii IFO 1802 strain IFO1802 genome assembly, chromosome: 4. It encodes these proteins:
- the YPQ2 gene encoding Ypq2p (similar to Saccharomyces cerevisiae YDR352W; ancestral locus Anc_5.408) — protein: MSCLNSIWPTVSNLSGSLSFFTSVISLFPQIIETYRDKTVDGLSPYFLLAWLCGDITSLIGAKLTGQLLFQIFLAIYFLVNDSFVCGQYYYYGVLHENKLATIGHEPKPLLPELAENGELLREEEDIINGGSPRGSRRRSAITVALAIAHTISTSSAYPLKSSSTQTQLGPPSDSLPGHCKTSELGTILSWMGASFYVGARIPQLIKNYNRKSTDGLSPFLFATTLLCNITYNMSIFTSCQFLTSQNKTEFVMNELPFIFGSAGTIAFDLMYFYQYYVLYATDMQLRELERELYEPEEANVEQPVTERTSLLSGETQT
- the TRR1 gene encoding thioredoxin-disulfide reductase TRR1 (similar to Saccharomyces cerevisiae TRR1 (YDR353W) and TRR2 (YHR106W); ancestral locus Anc_5.411) → MVHNKVTIIGSGPAAHTAAIYLARAEVKPTLYEGMMANGIAAGGQLTTTTEIENFPGFPEGLTGGELMDRMREQSTKFGTEIITETISKVDLSSKPFKLWTEFNEDADPVTTDAIILATGASAKRMHLPGEETYWQKGISACAVCDGAVPIFRNKPLAVVGGGDSACEEAQFLTKYGSKVFMLVRKDHLRASTIMQRRAEQNEKIEILYNTVTLEAKGDGKLLNALRIKNTQKNDESDLPVNGLFYAIGHSPATKIVANQVDVDEAGYIKTVPGSSLTSVPGFFAAGDVQDSKYRQAITSAGSGCMAALDAERYLTSLE